From Nicotiana tabacum cultivar K326 chromosome 15, ASM71507v2, whole genome shotgun sequence, the proteins below share one genomic window:
- the LOC107827886 gene encoding protein IQ-DOMAIN 22-like has translation MGKASKWFKALFIFRKTDSSSSSFSSLQKKWSDVKSYRDKDFQQRHHDHHPDRSHHYGVSTSVHGRNDVVITEMDSGFKFMDPTNSPVTVEEVVELTASNGGTTAVTTWNGVGFNREEWPAVVIQSYFRAYLSRRALRALKGLVKLQALVRGHIVRKQTVDMLRRMQALIRAQSRARVGRSQVSESPHFSANFIQFLDHGPATPDKFEHVSRAKSMKNDQMFMLKRNSSNHISCRMDKKQGSFARSGSIDDIGKILEIDNGRPYITSTQKNLFYSSDLSLNSDQLSYSLDETCFSSADNSPQLHSVSSKCACSRRGPFTPTKSTDGTRSYSSNHPNYMSYTEAAKAKTRSMSAPKLRPQYDKRYSRSNLQNGSTYCTNFTSKGVYPGSGQLDRHGMPVRGDSDEFSRGFLHMY, from the exons ATGGGCAAAGCATCCAAATGGTTCAAAGCACTCTTCATTTTCAGGAAAActgactcttcttcttcttctttttcatcacTACAAAAGAAATGGAGTGACGTTAAATCCTACAGAGATAAGGATTTTCAACAGCGCCACCATGATCACCACCCTGATAGATCACATCACTACGGTGTCTCTACGTCAGTTCACGGTAGAAATGACGTAGTAATAACGGAGATGGATTCAGGATTTAAATTTA TGGACCCCACCAACAGCCCCGTCACGGTAGAAGAGGTGGTGGAGCTGACAGCTAGTAACGGTGGTACAACAGCGGTGACGACGTGGAACGGTGTCGGTTTTAATCGTGAAGAATGGCCTGCCGTCGTGATACAATCATATTTCCGAGCTTATCTG TCCAGGAGAGCATTAAGAGCACTGAAGGGACTTGTGAAGCTTCAGGCATTAGTAAGAGGTCATATTGTGAGGAAGCAAACTGTTGATATGTTACGGCGTATGCAAGCACTAATAAGAGCTCAGTCGAGAGCTCGTGTTGGACGATCTCAGGTTTCAGAATCGCCTCATTTTAGCGCcaattttattcaatttcttgATCAT GGACCTGCAACTCCTGATAAATTCGAGCATGTTAGTCGTGCAAAGAGCATGAAGAATGATCAAATGTTTATGCTCAAG AGGAATTCTTCAAACCATATAAGCTGCAGAATGGATAAAAAACAAGGCTCTTTTGCAAGAAGTGGCTCAATTGATGATATTGGCAAGATCCTTGAAATAGATAATGGAAGACCATATATCACTTCCACACAGAAGAATCTCTTCTATTCCTCTGATCTTAGCTTAAATTCAGACCAATTAAGTTACAGCTTGGATGAAACCTGTTTCTCCTCTGCTGACAATAGCCCACAACTTCACTCAGTATCATCGAAATGTGCTTGTTCGAGGAGAGGGCCATTTACGCCAACTAAGAGTACCGATGGTACAAGAAGCTACTCGAGTAATCATCCAAACTACATGTCTTATACCGAGGCAGCTAAGGCAAAGACGCGGTCTATGAGTGCACCAAAACTAAGACCTCAGTATGATAAGAGGTACTCAAGATCTAACTTGCAAAATGGTTCTACTTATTGTACCAACTTCACTAGCAAAGGCGTGTATCCGGGTTCTGGTCAATTGGACAGACATGGAATGCCTGTTAGAGGAGATTCGGATGAGTTTAGCCGTGGTTTTTTGCACATGTATTAA
- the LOC107815855 gene encoding uncharacterized protein LOC107815855 — protein MNHRNLSQYHHLENSQHQSVDGLLTLFTKANHDLTTIQNKLEREFQQVYPDNANPMKLVSRIKKVQDEMSTLKEQCRELLAAKQDLIDKARGTLVGNRSLLQRLQLSTGVPIISDSDDPSYASFNQVIDEWTTQVRSRTEDENLESGEDINQMLFSAIVHGN, from the exons atgaatcACCGTAATCTAAGTCAATATCACCATTTAGAGAATTCACAACATCAATCAGTAGACGGGCTTTTAACCCTTTTCACTAAAGCCAACCATGACTTGACAACAATCCAAAACAAGCTCGAAAGGGAATTTCAACAAGTCTACCCTGATAAT GCGAACCCCATGAAGCTAGTTTCCAGGATTAAGAAAGTTCAAGATGAAATGTCCACCTTGAAGGAGCAGTGCCGTGAGTTACTTGCAGCTAAACAG GATTTGATTGATAAAGCTCGTGGAACCTTAGTTGGGAACAGGTCGTTGCTGCAAAGGTTGCAATTATCTACAGGTGTTCCTATCATCAGTGATTCTGATGATCCATCATATGCTAGCTTCAACCAG GTCATTGACGAATGGACAACTCAAGTCAGATCAAGAACAG AGGATGAGAACCTTGAGTCAGGGGAAGATATCAATCAGATGCTGTTTTCAGCAATTGTCCATGGCAACTAA